The genomic stretch TGGATCTTCGCTACTTTCTTGATGCCATCCAATCGGCAAAGTGATGGAAACACCTGTTCTTTTGCCAGAAAATCGTAATTTAGGTTTGGCATTGTTCGCAATATTTATAGGCATAAATGTTTTTAATAACTTGGTTTTCTATTAAATTTTATCTTTACTTTCTTTTGCCGCGTTTCCACAAAGCTTTAGGTATTCCTGTAATCGCTCCACCAACACTTCCTAAAGCCCCACCAGCTAGACCGCCGACACCAGCAGTCACACCACCTGCTAATGCACCTAAACCACCTCCGATCATTTTGCCAACGCCTTTAGTTTTATTCCAAACTCCTCCCTGTTTCCAATTTTCCATTCCTTCCTCTGCTAGATCAGACCCGCCACTCATTAAGGCACGACCTGCGGAGCTGCCCATCTTTGCACCTGTGGACAAACCTTCTATTGCACCTTTACCCGTTTCGTATGCACCTACTGCGATCGCTCCGCCTAATGCTCCAGCCACACCGCCAGCGACAGCACCTACACCGCCAGCAACAGCACCTATGCCACCTGCAACTGTACCTAAACCGCCACCAATCATTTTGCCAACACCTTTAGTTCTATTCCACGCTCCTCCCTGCCTCCAATTGCCAAGTCCTTCTTTAGCAAGTCCCATTCCTCCTTGCGCCACTTCTTTACCCCCAAGTAGTAATGCCGATCCTGGTGCAGCCATTTCTCTACCACGTTCAAAAATGAATTGATTGCCTGCAAAAGGATTATCATCATACTGTCCAACTTTTTGATTTACACCAATCTGGCTATCCCTTAAACCAACTTGCTCACGGGCTTCATCGTCGATGCCTGCCTGCTCTTGTTGTTCTTTGAATGCTTCATCTTGGAGTAAGAATTTAGTGTGATTATTTGGACCACCACTCTCTAAGTTATGTAAAAAGAATTCAGCATTTCCTTTCCCTGCATATAAACCCGATCCGCCAATATGTTTACCACCTGCAAGATCCACGATGTCACCTGTAGCAAGATGATGAACAACTTCTGGTCTTTCATCTTCTTCCATATCATTAACATTGTTATTAAATTGTCGAACTTGTTCTTGACTAATTCCAGGAGCTTGAAAGGTAACTACTTTACTGATGTTACCCGTAAAAGCCGAGGCGGCATGTTGGGCTAATGCACCTCCTAAACTATGCCCAGTCACTACCACCTTTCCCCCAGCTTGACTAATTAATCCTTGGATTTGATCTTGTTTTAACTTAAATGCTGTAAACCCAACTGCAACTGGATCGGCATCAGCTAGTGCATCACCTGTTTTACCGAAGTCAGTTCCTTTAAATGCTAAAACAGGCTGTTTATCAGAGCCCTCTTTGGGCATGATTAATCCACAAAATAAACCCGAACCTTGGACTGTGCCGAGCCAATTCCTTTGATAGCCTTGATTATCCAGCCACTGTCCCATGTCTTCTGGTATTCCATCGATACCTTTGTAGGCAAGCTTATGAGCGATCAATTCATACACAACATCTAAGCTGTCAACTTTGCTTGCAGCATTTTCATCGACTAACTCTCTCTGAATATGGGAAATACCACTGTAACGCTCATTCTGAACTGATGGTTCCAAATTTGAGAGTTCTATATCTTTCTCCCTTCCTTCTTCAATCTTTTCTTCTTTTACATCCTCTGGAAGTTGAACTGGGTGATTGTGAGTCAGTTTTGCTTGAACGATCATTTTCGACCCGAACCGATTCTCTCGTCTTCTTTGAACTGGTATAGCCGATTCGGACTTGGGCGTATTAATTAGCTTCTCTAATATATTCTCAGAAGATTTTAATTTCTCTGATAATGATTTATCCTGCACTTGAGAAACAGATTCTTCCTCTTGTGTTGCTAGTGGAGCAAATGGTCTAGTTTGGAGATTAAGGGATGTAGGCTTTACTGAAGTTACTATCTGCGATAATTTATTATTTATATTCCCCATATCTAGTTGACTCCTAAGGGGTTTGCTCCAAATTTACTACCAAATTTATCAAAGCAAGATTCGCTAAGTAGTATATAACGCCTATCATAGTTTTTCTCTAATCAAGAAGCAAAAAGTAATAATCTCGTTGTGTTCAGATAGATTAAATTCAGAAATTGTTACATAAATCGCTCGACACAACGAGCAAATATTTCCACACCAGTAGCTAAAGCGATTTCATCAAAGTTAAACCGAGGATGATGGTGCGGATAGGCTAAGCCCTTATCTGAATTGGCAGAACCAAGGAAGAAATAGCAACCGGGGACAGCTTCTAAAAAGAAGGATACATCTTCTCCCCCCATTGTTTGACATTCGGGAACGATACCTTCGGGGGTTTCAATTACCGTTTCAGCAACAGAGCGAACTAATTCTGCGATCGCATAATCATTAATTACCGCA from Pseudanabaena sp. Chao 1811 encodes the following:
- a CDS encoding lipase family protein, encoding MGNINNKLSQIVTSVKPTSLNLQTRPFAPLATQEEESVSQVQDKSLSEKLKSSENILEKLINTPKSESAIPVQRRRENRFGSKMIVQAKLTHNHPVQLPEDVKEEKIEEGREKDIELSNLEPSVQNERYSGISHIQRELVDENAASKVDSLDVVYELIAHKLAYKGIDGIPEDMGQWLDNQGYQRNWLGTVQGSGLFCGLIMPKEGSDKQPVLAFKGTDFGKTGDALADADPVAVGFTAFKLKQDQIQGLISQAGGKVVVTGHSLGGALAQHAASAFTGNISKVVTFQAPGISQEQVRQFNNNVNDMEEDERPEVVHHLATGDIVDLAGGKHIGGSGLYAGKGNAEFFLHNLESGGPNNHTKFLLQDEAFKEQQEQAGIDDEAREQVGLRDSQIGVNQKVGQYDDNPFAGNQFIFERGREMAAPGSALLLGGKEVAQGGMGLAKEGLGNWRQGGAWNRTKGVGKMIGGGLGTVAGGIGAVAGGVGAVAGGVAGALGGAIAVGAYETGKGAIEGLSTGAKMGSSAGRALMSGGSDLAEEGMENWKQGGVWNKTKGVGKMIGGGLGALAGGVTAGVGGLAGGALGSVGGAITGIPKALWKRGKRK